Proteins co-encoded in one Cytobacillus sp. NJ13 genomic window:
- a CDS encoding helix-turn-helix domain-containing protein — MVNKVDVLMHPVRMKICQSLMRNKENGLTPLEMVKIIKDVPQATLYRQLQIMMDSGIIHVIKEKKVKSVSEKYYVLKEDEAKIDAEEWKKASQQQKLDYVTYYQLSLLYQYQSYLKKLEEQNNSEDSATFSLAALELDDEKFKQFQNELNELINKYYHNTSENNAEDTAVRTVAITMIPDA; from the coding sequence ATGGTCAATAAAGTTGATGTTTTAATGCATCCCGTTAGAATGAAAATTTGCCAATCATTAATGAGAAATAAAGAAAATGGATTAACACCTTTAGAAATGGTCAAAATCATTAAAGATGTACCTCAAGCAACTCTATATAGACAATTACAAATTATGATGGATTCTGGAATTATTCACGTTATTAAAGAAAAAAAAGTGAAATCAGTTTCTGAAAAATATTATGTTTTAAAAGAAGATGAGGCTAAAATCGATGCGGAGGAATGGAAAAAAGCATCGCAACAGCAGAAACTTGATTATGTTACTTACTACCAATTATCTCTTTTGTATCAATATCAAAGTTATCTTAAAAAATTAGAAGAGCAAAACAATTCAGAGGATAGTGCTACTTTTTCTTTAGCCGCGTTAGAGTTAGATGATGAAAAATTCAAGCAATTCCAAAATGAATTAAATGAATTAATTAATAAGTACTACCATAATACAAGTGAAAATAATGCAGAAGATACTGCAGTTCGAACAGTTGCTATTACAATGATTCCAGATGCTTAA
- a CDS encoding SDR family oxidoreductase, whose protein sequence is MEMELLKKTALVTGSTKGIGKAIAKELAKEGVNILINGRNYEEVERTVQEIKSEFPLTSPQNAAADIVDVQQREELLKKFPNVDILVNNIGIYEIMQYEDVTDELWQKYFETNVLAANGLCKHYLPKMLENNDGRIIFIASEEAVMPSGQMPQYCMTKSMLLSLAKSLSILTKGSEVTVNTIMPGPTLSENVQDIIEGIYRNENITFSEKEKQFMVNNLPQSEIQRFIRPFEIGRLAAFLCSPYASAFKGSPIRMDGGMVPTIF, encoded by the coding sequence TTGGAAATGGAATTATTGAAAAAAACCGCTTTAGTTACAGGCTCAACAAAAGGCATAGGTAAAGCAATAGCGAAAGAATTGGCTAAAGAAGGAGTTAATATTCTCATAAATGGACGCAATTATGAGGAGGTAGAACGAACTGTACAGGAAATCAAATCAGAATTCCCGCTAACTTCTCCTCAAAATGCTGCAGCTGATATTGTGGATGTTCAACAAAGAGAGGAATTATTAAAAAAATTCCCGAATGTAGACATTTTAGTTAACAATATAGGTATTTACGAAATCATGCAATATGAGGATGTTACAGATGAGCTATGGCAAAAATACTTCGAAACTAACGTATTAGCCGCAAATGGATTATGTAAACATTATCTACCAAAAATGCTAGAGAATAATGATGGCCGCATCATCTTTATTGCAAGTGAAGAAGCAGTAATGCCCTCTGGACAAATGCCTCAGTATTGTATGACAAAGTCAATGCTCCTATCATTGGCAAAAAGCTTGTCTATACTAACAAAAGGATCAGAAGTTACCGTCAATACGATTATGCCGGGACCAACACTTTCTGAAAATGTCCAGGATATAATTGAGGGTATTTACAGAAATGAAAACATAACCTTCTCAGAAAAAGAAAAACAATTCATGGTGAATAATCTGCCACAATCTGAAATACAGCGATTTATCAGACCGTTTGAAATAGGAAGACTAGCTGCATTCTTATGCAGTCCCTATGCATCTGCATTTAAAGGCTCACCAATCCGTATGGATGGAGGAATGGTCCCGACCATTTTTTAA
- a CDS encoding GNAT family N-acetyltransferase, producing MQIREIEEKDNQTIEQIIKRSLESFNLNIPGTAYFDPQLSSLAQFYKQQSNAKYWVAVNEQDEVVGGVGIAPFGQNTGICELQKLYITPEAQGMGLSKELMKVALDFAKEHYTHCYLETLKKLRAANLLYIKLGFQQLERALDGSEHNAMDAWYIKELS from the coding sequence TTGCAGATTCGTGAAATTGAAGAAAAAGACAATCAAACAATAGAGCAAATTATTAAACGCTCATTGGAATCATTTAACTTAAACATTCCAGGAACAGCCTATTTTGACCCCCAACTGAGCAGTCTAGCACAATTTTACAAGCAACAATCAAATGCAAAGTATTGGGTTGCAGTGAATGAACAAGATGAAGTGGTAGGCGGTGTGGGTATTGCACCATTTGGACAGAACACGGGGATTTGCGAGTTGCAAAAGCTATATATTACACCCGAAGCTCAAGGTATGGGTCTGTCGAAGGAGCTGATGAAAGTAGCACTCGACTTCGCCAAGGAACACTATACACACTGTTACTTAGAAACATTGAAGAAACTCCGAGCAGCTAATCTCCTTTACATCAAATTAGGTTTCCAACAACTTGAAAGAGCACTAGATGGTTCAGAGCATAATGCTATGGACGCTTGGTATATAAAAGAATTATCGTAA
- a CDS encoding tyrosine-type recombinase/integrase, with amino-acid sequence MLVSEAWNLYKADKQIQGYSSQTLKVYKVQMSLLIKYFGDIKITDITTESIKLYLGEVAAELKTSSLCHRIRFIKSLFKWAQEEKYVSINPVSTIKEPKPESRIPKFLTEEEIELLREACDTTFKKALFEFMYSTGCRIGEVVNLDKHSINFAEQSVIVFGKGKKEREAYFNTRCSIWLKRYLEDRTDDQQALFVTIGAPHRMSVAQMRYVIKKISNRAGINKCIHPHQLRHSYATTLINNGAPLEVIQNLMGHEKSETTRVYAYLSGHLRRELYKKFF; translated from the coding sequence ATGCTTGTATCTGAAGCCTGGAATCTATATAAAGCAGATAAACAAATTCAGGGGTATTCTTCTCAAACCTTAAAGGTATATAAAGTGCAAATGTCCTTATTGATCAAATACTTTGGAGATATTAAAATTACTGATATTACAACAGAATCTATTAAACTATATCTTGGAGAAGTGGCAGCTGAGTTAAAAACTTCTAGTCTCTGCCATCGGATACGTTTTATAAAATCGTTATTTAAATGGGCTCAAGAAGAGAAGTATGTTTCGATTAACCCGGTATCTACCATTAAAGAACCCAAGCCGGAGAGTAGAATTCCTAAGTTTTTAACAGAAGAGGAGATTGAATTACTTCGTGAAGCCTGTGATACTACATTTAAGAAAGCGTTATTTGAGTTTATGTATTCAACCGGTTGTAGGATTGGAGAGGTCGTAAACCTAGATAAGCATTCCATTAACTTTGCAGAACAGTCTGTTATCGTTTTTGGAAAAGGTAAAAAAGAAAGAGAAGCGTATTTTAACACTAGATGTAGTATCTGGTTAAAAAGATATTTGGAAGATAGGACAGATGATCAACAGGCTCTGTTCGTAACGATTGGAGCACCACATCGAATGAGTGTTGCACAGATGAGATATGTAATTAAAAAAATTTCTAACAGAGCGGGAATAAATAAATGCATTCATCCACATCAACTTCGGCATAGTTATGCAACAACACTTATTAATAATGGAGCACCTTTAGAGGTCATACAGAATTTGATGGGACACGAAAAGAGCGAAACCACCAGAGTATACGCTTATCTAAGTGGACATTTGAGACGTGAGCTATATAAGAAATTCTTTTAG
- a CDS encoding DUF4111 domain-containing protein, with amino-acid sequence MDTKHFLDQITILFKEELRDNLLGIYLHGSLAMGCFNPHKSDIDFLVVVNENLTRVNNSRIAKLALSLHDEMSNERGIEFTIILETYLKKFVYPTPFEFHYSDNHREKYRTDENYLCGGFEDEDLASQIVVAYERGITLYGKPLSELYEPIDSQYYLASILHDVEGAAEEIISNPPAYLTPMYLTLNLCRVLYFIKEGKISSKREGGEWGINNLPHKYQQLVEHCLNEYNGETVSSEVVSRVFYEFIEFMIKEIKQDILFS; translated from the coding sequence TTGGATACTAAACATTTCTTAGACCAAATAACTATACTTTTTAAAGAAGAACTTAGGGATAATTTGTTAGGGATTTATTTACATGGATCTCTAGCAATGGGTTGTTTTAATCCCCATAAAAGTGATATCGATTTCTTAGTCGTTGTAAATGAAAATCTAACACGAGTAAATAATTCTAGGATTGCAAAATTAGCTTTATCCTTACATGATGAAATGTCTAATGAGCGTGGAATAGAGTTCACTATTATCTTAGAAACTTACCTAAAAAAGTTTGTTTATCCAACTCCTTTTGAGTTTCATTACTCTGATAATCACAGGGAGAAATATCGCACAGATGAGAATTATCTTTGCGGGGGATTTGAAGATGAAGATTTAGCTTCACAAATAGTTGTTGCCTATGAGAGAGGAATAACACTGTATGGAAAACCATTAAGTGAACTTTATGAACCAATCGATAGTCAATATTACCTTGCCTCCATTCTACATGATGTGGAGGGAGCTGCAGAGGAGATTATTAGCAATCCACCTGCGTACCTGACTCCTATGTACTTAACCTTAAATCTCTGTCGCGTTCTTTATTTTATTAAAGAAGGTAAGATATCTTCAAAGCGAGAAGGCGGGGAATGGGGAATAAATAATCTGCCTCATAAATACCAGCAGTTGGTTGAACATTGTCTAAATGAATATAACGGAGAAACAGTTAGTAGTGAAGTTGTTTCCCGAGTTTTTTATGAATTTATTGAATTCATGATTAAAGAAATAAAGCAGGACATCTTATTTAGCTAA
- a CDS encoding DinB family protein codes for MSELKLIKTYKNELQKYSLEQLSYKSGETVWSIGQMYDHLILVAHEYLDNVEKCSTLYDEQPLGKTEFGVHLFKIGGFPPIKIKLPVELNAPPNNSDSNDDLIRRMEQVILRLSQWESKVDNINPNYKVEHGGFGWLNAREWYDLVGMHFRHHLRQKDELEQRLVK; via the coding sequence TTGAGCGAGCTTAAACTAATTAAGACTTACAAAAACGAGCTTCAAAAATACTCTTTAGAACAGCTAAGTTATAAATCTGGAGAAACGGTCTGGTCAATTGGGCAAATGTATGACCATTTAATCCTTGTTGCCCATGAGTACCTGGATAATGTTGAAAAATGTTCCACATTATATGATGAACAGCCCCTGGGGAAAACTGAGTTTGGTGTGCATTTATTTAAGATAGGAGGGTTTCCTCCAATAAAAATTAAATTACCGGTTGAACTAAATGCTCCACCTAATAATTCAGATAGCAATGACGATCTTATCAGAAGAATGGAACAAGTAATTCTAAGGTTAAGTCAATGGGAATCGAAAGTGGATAATATAAACCCAAATTATAAAGTAGAGCATGGAGGGTTCGGGTGGCTGAATGCAAGGGAATGGTATGATTTAGTTGGTATGCATTTTCGCCATCACTTGCGCCAAAAAGATGAGTTAGAACAAAGGCTTGTTAAATGA
- a CDS encoding helix-turn-helix domain-containing protein yields the protein MTINTRVRIPDGLWTGLKKLGINAYDLVRKTKMPLTVITEQVVTVDQYYALWQAYSDIIGDMEVEMLQLPTVFETTQYPPPVLAAYHARDYRDALERMARYKEMCPPEKLRIMEEDTNCVIELEWFDTEHAGPPLLVGTTLAFLLELGRRGTGYSIKAKSVEFTHSFGQVQTLEEYFGCPIHIGAERNSLTLQRDDLNRPFTSYNADLLEILTPVLEQTLEEQRHSHSITEIVKWILKRNLTGERLDIQDVASELGMSERTLQRQLANEETSFKELLKEARHEQSRQYLANPNLDIKEVAFLVGYKDQSSFYRAFRSWEGMTPLNWRAEHALINELS from the coding sequence ATGACTATAAATACTCGTGTTAGAATACCGGATGGACTTTGGACGGGGCTAAAAAAACTTGGAATTAATGCTTATGATTTGGTTCGGAAAACAAAAATGCCGCTTACTGTAATCACTGAACAAGTTGTCACTGTTGACCAATATTACGCATTATGGCAAGCATATTCCGATATCATCGGTGACATGGAAGTTGAAATGCTGCAACTTCCGACAGTATTTGAAACAACGCAGTACCCCCCGCCTGTACTGGCAGCTTACCATGCCCGTGATTATCGGGATGCTCTTGAAAGAATGGCTCGGTACAAAGAAATGTGTCCTCCTGAAAAATTACGCATTATGGAGGAAGACACAAATTGTGTAATTGAACTGGAATGGTTTGATACGGAGCATGCGGGACCACCCCTACTTGTTGGGACCACTCTCGCGTTTTTATTGGAACTTGGACGACGAGGCACCGGTTATTCTATAAAAGCTAAATCAGTAGAATTTACACATTCATTTGGTCAAGTACAGACGCTTGAAGAATACTTTGGCTGCCCTATCCACATTGGAGCAGAACGTAATAGTCTGACATTGCAAAGAGATGACCTTAATCGCCCCTTTACTTCCTACAATGCTGACTTACTGGAGATCTTAACACCAGTATTGGAGCAAACATTAGAGGAACAGCGCCACAGTCACTCCATAACGGAGATAGTTAAGTGGATATTGAAACGCAATTTAACAGGAGAACGACTCGACATACAAGATGTAGCAAGTGAGCTCGGCATGAGCGAACGAACCTTACAGCGCCAGCTTGCTAACGAAGAGACCAGCTTTAAGGAGTTGCTAAAGGAAGCCCGTCATGAACAGTCAAGACAGTACTTGGCTAATCCTAATCTAGATATTAAAGAAGTGGCATTTCTTGTTGGATATAAAGATCAGAGCTCGTTTTATCGAGCCTTCCGTAGCTGGGAAGGTATGACCCCTTTAAATTGGCGTGCTGAACATGCACTTATAAACGAACTAAGTTGA